The following are from one region of the Streptomyces tuirus genome:
- the acs gene encoding acetate--CoA ligase, whose protein sequence is MSNESLANLLKEERRFAPPADLAANANVTAEAYEQAKADRLGFWAEQARRLTWAKEPTETLDWSNPPFAKWFKDGRLNVAYNCVDRHVEAGLGDRVAIHFEGEPGDSRAITYAELKDEVSKAANALQELGVQAGDRVAVYMPMIPETAIAMLACARIGAAHSVVFGGFSSDALATRIQDADARVIITTDGGYRRGKPSALKPAVDEAVEKAGIVEHVLVVRRTGQEVAFTEGRDVWWHDLVGRQSAEHTPQAFDAEHPLFILYTSGTTGKPKGILHTSGGYLTQTAYTHHAVFDLKPETDVYWCTADVGWVTGHSYIVYGPLANGATQVMYEGTPDTPHQGRFWEIVQKYGVTILYTAPTAIRTFMKWGDDIPAKFDLSSLRVLGSVGEPINPEAWVWYRKNIGADRTPVVDTWWQTETGSMMITPLPGVTATKPGSAQTPLPGISATVVDDEANEVPNGGGGYLVLTEPWPSMLRTIWGDDQRFIDTYWSRFEGKYFAGDGAKKDDDGDIWLLGRVDDVMLVSGHNISTTEVESALVSHPSVAEAAVVGAADETTGQAIVAFVILRGTASETEGLVAELRTHVGNALGPIAKPKRILPVAELPKTRSGKIMRRLLRDVAENRQLGDVTTLTDSTVMDLIQTKLPAAPSED, encoded by the coding sequence GTGAGCAATGAAAGCCTGGCCAACCTCTTGAAGGAGGAGCGACGCTTCGCGCCCCCCGCCGACCTGGCCGCGAACGCCAACGTCACCGCGGAGGCGTATGAACAGGCCAAGGCTGACAGGCTCGGCTTCTGGGCCGAGCAGGCCCGCCGGCTGACCTGGGCCAAGGAGCCCACCGAGACGCTCGACTGGTCGAACCCGCCGTTCGCCAAGTGGTTCAAGGACGGCCGGCTCAACGTCGCCTACAACTGCGTCGACCGCCATGTGGAGGCCGGGCTCGGCGACCGCGTCGCCATCCACTTCGAGGGCGAGCCGGGCGACAGCCGCGCGATCACCTACGCCGAGCTCAAGGACGAGGTCTCCAAGGCCGCCAACGCCCTGCAGGAGCTGGGAGTCCAGGCGGGCGACCGGGTCGCCGTCTACATGCCGATGATCCCCGAGACGGCGATCGCGATGCTGGCCTGCGCCCGGATCGGCGCCGCCCACTCGGTCGTCTTCGGCGGCTTCTCCTCGGACGCGCTCGCCACCCGCATCCAGGACGCCGACGCGCGCGTGATCATCACCACCGACGGCGGCTACCGGCGCGGCAAGCCGTCCGCGCTCAAGCCGGCCGTGGACGAGGCCGTCGAGAAGGCGGGCATCGTCGAACACGTCCTCGTCGTGCGCCGCACGGGCCAGGAGGTCGCCTTCACCGAGGGCCGCGACGTGTGGTGGCACGACCTCGTGGGACGCCAGAGCGCGGAGCACACCCCGCAGGCGTTCGACGCCGAGCACCCGCTGTTCATCCTGTACACCTCGGGCACCACGGGTAAGCCGAAGGGCATCCTGCACACGTCCGGCGGCTACCTCACCCAGACCGCCTACACCCACCACGCCGTCTTCGACCTCAAGCCGGAGACCGACGTCTACTGGTGCACCGCCGACGTCGGCTGGGTCACCGGCCACTCCTACATCGTCTACGGGCCGCTGGCCAACGGCGCGACGCAGGTCATGTACGAGGGCACGCCCGACACCCCGCACCAGGGCCGCTTCTGGGAGATCGTGCAGAAGTACGGCGTGACCATCCTCTACACCGCGCCGACCGCGATCCGTACGTTCATGAAGTGGGGCGACGACATCCCCGCCAAGTTCGACCTGTCCAGCCTGCGGGTGCTGGGCTCGGTGGGCGAGCCGATCAACCCCGAGGCATGGGTCTGGTACCGCAAGAACATCGGCGCCGACCGCACCCCGGTCGTCGACACGTGGTGGCAGACCGAGACCGGCTCGATGATGATCACCCCGCTGCCGGGCGTGACCGCCACCAAGCCCGGCTCCGCGCAGACGCCGCTGCCCGGCATCTCCGCGACGGTCGTCGACGACGAGGCGAACGAGGTGCCGAACGGCGGTGGCGGCTACCTGGTGCTGACCGAGCCGTGGCCGTCGATGCTGCGCACCATCTGGGGCGACGACCAGCGCTTCATCGACACGTACTGGTCGCGCTTCGAGGGCAAGTACTTCGCCGGTGACGGCGCCAAGAAGGACGACGACGGTGACATCTGGCTGCTCGGCCGGGTCGACGACGTCATGCTCGTCTCCGGCCACAACATCTCCACCACCGAGGTGGAGTCCGCGCTCGTCTCCCACCCCTCGGTCGCCGAGGCGGCCGTGGTCGGTGCGGCGGACGAGACGACCGGGCAGGCGATCGTCGCGTTCGTGATCCTGCGCGGGACGGCCTCGGAGACCGAGGGCCTGGTCGCCGAGCTGCGCACCCATGTCGGCAACGCCCTCGGCCCCATCGCCAAGCCCAAGCGGATCCTGCCGGTGGCCGAGCTGCCGAAGACCCGCTCGGGCAAGATCATGCGCCGGCTGCTGCGGGACGTAGCCGAGAACCGCCAGCTGGGTGACGTCACCACGCTGACCGACTCCACGGTCATGGACCTCATCCAGACCAAGCTGCCCGCCGCGCCCAGCGAGGACTGA
- a CDS encoding bifunctional SulP family inorganic anion transporter/carbonic anhydrase, with translation MSACVPTRAADPNRTERTHPPHSPPPTGPRRFRIAGADVSASIAVFLIALPLSLGIALATGAPLQAGLVAAAVGGLVAGRLGGSPLQVSGPAAGLTVVTADLIQRYGWRTTCAITVLAGLAQLGLGCLRVARGALAVSPAIVHGMLAGIGVTIAVAQLHIVLGGTPQSSVPDNLRALPAQLAHMRPAAVSVSVLTLALLLLWPRLPGRAGRLLRKVPAALVAVAGATAAAALAGLRLPKVDLPSWSNHALAGLPEGPVLGLVAAVLTTTLVCSVQSLLGAVAVDKLVAGRPGLSPRVGRSNLDRELLGQGAANIVSGSLGGLPIAGVAVRSSANVHAGAISRNSTMLHGVLVVIAALLMVPILELIPLASLAALVMAVGIQMVSLNHIRTVTRHREVWVYAVTTLGVVSLGVLEGVALGIAMAVGVALHRLTRTRITHDEREGVHHVHVRGQLTFLAVPRLSRALHLVPHGADTVVELDGSFMDHAAYETLQDWQKTHTAQGGTVEITGRHPGTRISEPQASGDCRCRPWTPWRNHQCDGPQSTPPAEKNPDGSDRSQPDPTGTGGASGHELARGISAFQRNTAPLVRSELARLAREGQRPSQLFLTCADSRLVTSMITSSGPGDLFVVRNVGNLVPRPGEESGDDSVAAAIEYAVDVLRVRSITVCGHSGCGAMQALFDSEPGGARTPLKRWLRHGLPSLERMAEAGLPRDMLAGRSPEDAVEQLCLTNVVQQLEHLRAHDSVRRALDEGALELHGMYFHVGEAEAYLLTETETGGVFDRVREPDLSA, from the coding sequence ATGTCAGCCTGCGTCCCCACACGCGCCGCCGATCCGAACCGCACCGAACGCACCCATCCGCCCCACAGTCCGCCGCCGACCGGACCCCGCCGATTCAGGATCGCGGGTGCCGATGTGTCGGCCTCGATCGCGGTCTTCCTGATCGCCCTGCCCCTGTCCCTGGGCATCGCCCTCGCCACCGGCGCCCCTCTCCAGGCCGGCCTCGTCGCCGCCGCCGTGGGCGGGCTGGTCGCCGGGCGGCTCGGCGGCTCCCCGCTCCAGGTGAGCGGCCCGGCCGCCGGGCTCACCGTCGTCACCGCCGACCTCATCCAGCGCTACGGCTGGCGGACGACCTGCGCCATCACCGTCCTCGCCGGCCTCGCCCAACTCGGCCTCGGCTGCCTGCGCGTGGCCCGCGGCGCTCTCGCCGTCAGCCCCGCCATCGTGCACGGCATGCTCGCCGGGATCGGCGTCACCATCGCCGTCGCCCAGCTGCACATCGTGCTCGGCGGCACACCGCAGAGTTCCGTACCGGACAACCTCCGCGCGCTGCCCGCCCAGTTGGCACACATGCGCCCCGCGGCCGTATCGGTGAGCGTGCTGACCCTGGCGCTGCTGCTGCTCTGGCCGAGACTGCCCGGCCGGGCCGGACGCCTGCTGCGCAAGGTCCCGGCCGCGCTCGTCGCGGTCGCCGGAGCCACCGCCGCCGCCGCGCTCGCCGGGCTCCGCCTGCCCAAGGTCGACCTGCCGTCCTGGAGCAACCACGCCCTGGCCGGGCTCCCCGAGGGCCCCGTGCTCGGCCTGGTCGCCGCCGTGCTCACCACCACGCTGGTGTGCAGCGTGCAGTCGCTGCTCGGCGCGGTCGCCGTGGACAAGCTGGTGGCCGGCCGCCCCGGCCTGTCGCCCCGTGTCGGGCGCTCGAACCTCGACCGCGAACTGCTCGGACAGGGCGCCGCCAACATCGTCTCCGGCTCGCTCGGCGGACTGCCCATCGCCGGTGTCGCCGTGCGAAGTTCGGCGAATGTGCACGCGGGCGCGATCAGCCGGAACTCCACGATGCTGCACGGCGTTCTCGTAGTGATCGCCGCGCTGCTGATGGTCCCGATCCTGGAGCTCATCCCGCTCGCCTCGCTCGCCGCCCTGGTGATGGCCGTCGGCATCCAGATGGTGTCCCTGAACCACATCCGCACGGTGACCCGCCACCGGGAGGTCTGGGTCTACGCCGTCACCACCCTCGGCGTGGTCTCCCTCGGCGTCCTGGAGGGCGTGGCGCTCGGCATCGCCATGGCCGTCGGCGTCGCCCTGCACCGCCTCACCCGCACCCGCATCACGCACGACGAGAGGGAAGGAGTCCATCACGTCCACGTCAGAGGACAGTTGACGTTCCTCGCGGTGCCACGGCTCAGCCGGGCCCTGCATCTCGTGCCCCACGGCGCCGACACCGTCGTCGAGCTGGACGGGTCGTTCATGGACCACGCGGCGTACGAGACGTTGCAGGACTGGCAGAAGACGCACACCGCGCAGGGCGGCACCGTGGAGATCACCGGCCGGCATCCCGGCACCCGCATCTCCGAGCCCCAGGCCTCCGGCGACTGCCGCTGCCGGCCCTGGACACCCTGGCGCAACCACCAGTGCGACGGCCCCCAGTCCACACCCCCCGCCGAGAAGAACCCGGACGGGTCGGACCGCTCCCAGCCGGACCCGACGGGCACCGGCGGAGCCAGCGGGCACGAACTGGCGCGTGGCATCAGCGCGTTCCAGCGCAACACCGCACCGCTGGTGCGCAGCGAGCTGGCCCGGCTGGCGAGAGAGGGGCAGCGGCCGTCGCAGCTCTTCCTGACCTGCGCCGACTCACGGCTGGTCACATCGATGATCACCTCCAGTGGTCCGGGCGACCTGTTCGTCGTGCGCAACGTGGGCAACCTCGTCCCGCGCCCGGGCGAGGAGAGCGGTGACGACTCGGTGGCGGCGGCGATCGAGTACGCCGTGGACGTGCTCCGGGTGCGGTCCATCACGGTGTGCGGACACTCCGGATGCGGAGCCATGCAGGCCCTGTTCGACTCCGAGCCCGGTGGCGCCCGGACCCCGCTGAAGCGGTGGCTGCGGCACGGGCTGCCGAGCCTGGAGCGCATGGCCGAGGCCGGCCTGCCCCGGGACATGCTGGCGGGACGGTCCCCCGAGGACGCGGTCGAGCAGCTCTGCCTGACGAACGTGGTCCAGCAGCTGGAGCACCTGCGCGCCCACGACTCGGTGAGACGGGCACTCGACGAGGGCGCCCTGGAACTGCACGGGATGTACTTCCACGTGGGCGAGGCCGAGGCGTACCTGCTCACCGAGACGGAGACCGGCGGCGTCTTCGACCGCGTGCGGGAGCCGGATCTGTCGGCGTGA
- a CDS encoding polysaccharide deacetylase family protein, whose amino-acid sequence MAATHRIAASSVIAAVCAASLAGCATGTPRQEAPEPQKATPAQAPKSAVRLIGDGSTAYTGAQPHLPRPERLRPGQKPPQFVVFSWDGAGEDSQKLFSHFRKVAKRNNATMTYFLSGVYMLPDEKRDRYRPPQHSPGRSDIGFNDRRGIAATAKQLRLAWLEGNEIGTHFNGHFCGSGGGVGEWSVQDWKDEISQAKHFVKTWKTNTGLTGAAPLPFDYDKELIGARTPCLEGQRNFMRAARDLGFRYDTSGVNDQVWPKKKQGLWDVSMQLVPFPGHSFEQLTMDYNFMVNQSGTKTQGNPAMHDFWGDQMRDGLLKGFSRAYNGNRAPLIIGNHFESWNGGTYMRAVEEVIETVCTKEEVRCVSFRQLVDWLDAQDPKTLEKLRTLQVGQAPKAGWATFLSDRPAPAPKGVPGAPAAKGVPGAPAAKGVPGAPAAKGAPGASGVKGVPGAQGSKG is encoded by the coding sequence ATGGCCGCCACCCACAGGATCGCCGCGAGTTCCGTGATCGCCGCGGTCTGCGCCGCATCGCTCGCCGGTTGCGCGACCGGCACCCCCCGGCAAGAGGCCCCCGAACCCCAGAAGGCGACACCGGCACAGGCGCCGAAGAGCGCCGTCCGCCTGATCGGAGACGGCTCCACCGCCTACACCGGCGCCCAGCCGCACCTCCCCAGGCCCGAGCGGCTGCGACCCGGTCAGAAGCCCCCGCAGTTCGTCGTCTTCTCCTGGGACGGCGCGGGCGAGGACAGCCAGAAGCTGTTCTCCCACTTCCGCAAGGTCGCCAAGCGGAACAACGCGACCATGACGTACTTCCTGAGCGGCGTGTACATGCTGCCGGACGAGAAACGGGACCGCTACCGGCCGCCGCAGCACTCGCCGGGCCGCTCCGACATCGGCTTCAACGACCGCCGCGGCATCGCCGCCACCGCCAAGCAGCTGCGCCTGGCCTGGCTCGAGGGCAACGAGATCGGCACCCACTTCAACGGCCACTTCTGCGGCAGCGGTGGCGGCGTCGGCGAGTGGTCCGTCCAGGACTGGAAGGACGAGATCTCCCAGGCCAAGCACTTCGTGAAGACCTGGAAGACCAACACCGGCCTGACGGGCGCGGCTCCTCTGCCCTTCGACTACGACAAGGAGCTCATCGGCGCCCGCACGCCGTGCCTGGAGGGCCAGCGCAACTTCATGAGAGCGGCCCGTGACCTGGGCTTCCGCTATGACACCAGCGGCGTGAACGACCAGGTCTGGCCGAAGAAGAAGCAGGGCCTGTGGGACGTGTCCATGCAGCTCGTGCCGTTCCCCGGCCACTCCTTCGAGCAGCTCACCATGGACTACAACTTCATGGTCAACCAGTCGGGCACCAAGACCCAGGGCAACCCCGCCATGCACGACTTCTGGGGCGACCAGATGCGCGACGGCCTGCTCAAGGGCTTCTCACGGGCCTACAACGGCAACCGCGCGCCCCTGATCATCGGCAACCACTTCGAGTCCTGGAACGGCGGCACCTACATGCGGGCCGTCGAGGAGGTCATCGAGACGGTGTGCACCAAGGAGGAGGTGCGCTGCGTCTCGTTCCGGCAGCTCGTGGACTGGCTGGACGCCCAGGACCCGAAGACGCTGGAGAAGCTGCGCACCCTGCAGGTCGGCCAGGCGCCCAAAGCGGGCTGGGCGACCTTCCTGTCGGACCGGCCCGCCCCGGCGCCCAAGGGCGTGCCCGGAGCGCCGGCGGCCAAGGGCGTGCCCGGAGCGCCGGCGGCCAAGGGCGTGCCCGGAGCGCCGGCGGCCAAGGGTGCTCCGGGTGCTTCGGGGGTCAAGGGCGTCCCGGGTGCTCAGGGGAGCAAGGGGTAG
- a CDS encoding Fic family protein: MSTAGASADPLAALGALPGVADSVESVRKAVDRVYGHRVMRRRSNAITSEAALRGARGSAALSGADWALEEVRRRTDFSGDDEARTVGAALRLTAEAGQLLSIWRQSPLRVLARLHLVAAADKADQVGRPRKEGEPVDEPLVGLPLPSATETHGRLDGLAELIIAGGSAPALVTAAVVHGELLALRPFTSHNGLVARTAERIVLIGSGLDPKSVCAAEVGHAELGREAYLEALGGYVSGTPEGVAAWITHCGRAVELGARESMAVCEALQRGAA; this comes from the coding sequence ATGAGTACAGCAGGCGCGAGCGCCGATCCCCTCGCGGCCCTGGGGGCGCTGCCCGGAGTGGCCGATTCCGTGGAGTCCGTCCGCAAGGCCGTCGACCGGGTCTACGGGCACCGGGTCATGCGGCGGCGCAGCAACGCGATCACCTCCGAGGCCGCGCTGCGCGGCGCCCGCGGCTCGGCCGCGCTGTCCGGCGCGGACTGGGCGCTGGAGGAGGTGCGCCGACGCACCGACTTCAGCGGCGACGACGAGGCCCGCACCGTGGGTGCCGCCCTGCGACTCACCGCTGAGGCCGGCCAGCTGCTGTCGATCTGGCGGCAGTCGCCCCTGCGCGTGCTGGCCCGGCTGCACCTGGTGGCGGCCGCGGACAAGGCCGACCAGGTGGGACGGCCCCGCAAGGAGGGCGAGCCGGTCGACGAGCCACTCGTCGGGCTGCCGCTGCCGAGCGCCACCGAGACGCACGGCAGGCTGGACGGACTGGCCGAGCTGATCATCGCGGGCGGCTCCGCACCGGCGCTGGTGACGGCCGCCGTCGTGCACGGCGAACTCCTGGCGCTGCGTCCCTTCACGTCGCACAACGGCCTGGTCGCACGCACGGCGGAGCGGATCGTCCTCATCGGCAGCGGCTTGGACCCGAAGTCGGTCTGCGCGGCCGAGGTCGGCCATGCGGAGCTGGGGCGCGAGGCCTACCTGGAGGCCCTCGGCGGGTACGTCTCCGGTACCCCGGAGGGCGTGGCCGCCTGGATCACCCACTGCGGCAGGGCCGTCGAGCTGGGTGCTCGTGAGTCGATGGCGGTGTGTGAGGCGCTGCAGCGCGGGGCGGCATGA
- a CDS encoding HAD family hydrolase, producing MLWCVENHSMPRTAAFFDLDKTVIAKSSTLTFSKSFYQGGLINRRAVLRTAYAQFVFLAGGADHDQMERMRAYLSALCRGWNVQQVKEIVAETLHDLIDPIIYDEAASLIEEHHTAGRDVVIVSTSGAEVVEPIGELLGADRVVATRMVVGDDGCFTGEVEYYAYGPTKAEAVRELAESEGYDLSRCYAYSDSATDVPMLESVGHPHAVNPDRALRREALAREWPILDFHRPVRLKQRIPAFSVPPRPALVAVAAIGAAAATAGLVWYANRRRATVA from the coding sequence ATGCTCTGGTGCGTGGAAAACCACTCGATGCCCCGCACAGCCGCCTTCTTTGACCTGGACAAGACGGTCATTGCGAAGTCGAGCACGCTCACGTTCAGCAAGTCGTTCTACCAAGGCGGTCTGATCAACCGCAGGGCCGTCTTGCGTACCGCCTATGCCCAGTTCGTCTTCCTGGCCGGGGGCGCGGACCACGACCAGATGGAGCGCATGCGCGCCTATCTGTCCGCCCTGTGCCGGGGCTGGAACGTGCAGCAGGTCAAGGAGATCGTCGCCGAGACGCTGCACGACCTGATCGACCCGATCATCTACGACGAGGCCGCCTCCCTCATCGAGGAGCACCACACCGCCGGCCGCGACGTCGTGATCGTGTCCACCTCGGGCGCCGAGGTGGTCGAGCCGATCGGCGAACTGCTGGGTGCGGACCGCGTGGTCGCCACCCGCATGGTCGTGGGCGACGACGGCTGCTTCACGGGCGAAGTGGAGTACTACGCGTACGGCCCGACCAAGGCCGAGGCCGTCAGGGAGCTGGCCGAGTCCGAGGGGTACGACCTCAGCCGCTGCTACGCCTACAGCGACTCGGCGACCGATGTGCCGATGCTGGAGTCCGTCGGCCATCCGCATGCCGTGAACCCGGACCGGGCGCTGCGCCGCGAGGCCCTCGCGCGCGAGTGGCCGATCCTGGACTTCCACCGCCCGGTCCGGCTCAAGCAGCGCATTCCCGCGTTCTCCGTCCCGCCGCGCCCGGCGCTCGTGGCGGTCGCGGCGATAGGCGCTGCGGCGGCCACCGCGGGACTCGTCTGGTACGCGAACAGACGCCGGGCCACGGTCGCTTGA